The DNA sequence ACGAGGAGCGCTGGAGGACCTGGGTGGCGCCGACGTTCGACATCGGCAAGAAGCCCGACGGCTACCACGTCCGCCTGCACCCGGTGTTCTACCTCGGCAAGGACAAGCGGAGCAGCCACTTCGTGCTCGCGCCGATCGTCTGGAGCTTCCTCGACGACGAGGACCGGAACACCGTGGTGTTCCCGCTCTGGTGGAACTTCGTGGACCTCGAGCACAAGCAGGTGGACCGCGTGGTCTTCCCGTTCTGGTGGCAGTTCGACGATCTCAAGCGCTCCAACTACAAGCGGGCGGTGTTCCCGTTCGTCTGGGACCTGCACAACGTGAAGGACAAGGAGCGCACGACCGTCGTCGTCCCCGCGTTCTGGCGCGATCGGGATCCCCGCAGCACGATGACCGGCGTCCTCAACGTCGTCTGGCACGAGGGCGCGATCAAGGGGAACAGGTTCTGGACCTTCCAGCTCTTCCCGCTGCTCGCCCTCGGGCACCCGCCCGCGCCGGACGGCGCGTACTGGTCCTTCCTCGGCGGGCTCGCGGGGTGGCGGCGTCAGGGGATGACGAAGGAGCTCAAGATCCTCTGGATCCCCTTCGACGTGAGCGACTACGAGGAAGAGCCCTGAGCTGCACTTCTGGCCGCCGGGCTTCCCAAGAGATTGAGATCGCCCGGGCGGTCCTCGATCTCGATCCGAACTTACCTGGTGTGCAACCGCAGAATGGAGGTATAGAAAGCACATGCTCTCCCGGCAGCGCGTGCTCCTCTACCTGCTTGAAACTGCCGGTGGGCGCGTCGATCACCTGCACGCCACGAAGCTCGCCTTCTCCCTGAAGCACGACACCGCGAGCCGGGGGGGCGATGCGTTCTACGATTTCCTGCCGTACAAGTTCGGGCCGTTCTCCTTCGCGCTGTACCAGGAGGCGGGCAAGCTCGGGCAGGCAGGGCTTCTCACAGACGAAGGCAAACGGTGGAAGATCTCAGACGAAGGCAAGAAGCAGATTGGGGATCTGCCTTCTGACGTGAAGCGCGATGCAGACGAGGTGGTGACGAAGCTCGGACGCCTGTCGTCGGACGCACTGCTGCGCACGGTCTATGCTCGCCACCCTTGGTTCACGATCTTGAGCGAGGTGACGCGCAAAGAACGTCGCCCGGTGGCGGAACCCGCCGTCTACACCGCAGGCTACGAAGGGCTCTCCGTGGACGCGTTTCTCGATCGACTGCTGCGCCGCGGCATCGAGCGCGTCATCGACGTCCGGAACAATCCTGTGGCGCGGAGGTACGGATTCCACCGCCGTACGTTGCAAAGCCTGTGCGACAAGCTGGGTGTCGAATACCGTCATTTCCCCGAGCTTGGGATCCGTTCCGAAGACAGGCAGACGCTGGAGACCTCGGAAGACTACGACGTTCTATTCAAGGCCTACGAGCACAGGATTGCGCGTTACGATTCGGCCTCGGTCCGTGAGGTCGCGCTCTTGATGCGCGAGAAGCCGAGCGTCTTGCTCTGTATGGAAGCGGATCCCGCACGATGTCACCGAACTCGCCTGGCGCGAGCCGTGGAGTCGTTGATCTCTCTTCCGGTGAGCGATCTCGGGGTGCAATGAACGTCGCCAAGATCACCCGAACGAGGAAGAGCCCTGAGCTGCTCTTCCGTCCGACACCGGAGCCATACGCACTCTCGCATTGGTGGTAGTATCTTCGAAGAGGTGAAGGCGATGGCGCGCCTCCGAAGCTCGATGCCGATGCACGATGCGGTTCGGGATGACGGCCGACGGCTCCGGATCGTCGGTCGACTCTTCGCGACCCTTCTCGGCGCGCTCTCGCAGTTGGCTCTTCTCGGTTCGGCGCTGGGAGAGCCCGTGGATCTGGAGCCCCCGGCCGCCGCGGACACGCCGATCTCCCACGCGGGCCTGGACCGCTTCGACGAGCCGCGCCTCGCGTCGAACGGGACGACGTTTCTCGAGGCCTGGGTGACGGAGCACGTCGTGTTCACCGAGTACGAGCCGCCGTATTCGGGCGTCTCCTATCGGCTCTTCTCGCCGAACGCAGACGCGATCGAAACACTGCTCGACGGCGACCTGAACGCGGGCGAGGCGTCCTGGATGGAGGCCGTCTCGGTCGGCGGGGACTACTACGTCCTCTGGAGCTCGCCCCTCGCGGGCTCTCCCGGAGAGTACCTCCCTGCGCGGGCGGTGCGGATCGACGGGGAGACCGGGGAGATCCTGGCCGAGAACACGGTGACGTTCGCCGGCGATCCCGCCGTCGGCGTGAGCAGGGTCGACGCGATCCTCGCCGGAGAAGACGGCGCCGTCCTACTGTGGTTCGACGAGGAGTCGTTGTTCATGGCGACGCTCGACCCGGACGACCTCACGGCCCGGGGGGACGGCCCGACGCTGCTTCTCTCCCTGCCGGACGAGTACCCGTACCCGTACTTGATGTCGGCCGCCCGCTCGGGCGATCGGCTCCTCGTCTCGTACCTCCTCATGGAGAACACGGGCTACTACCAGTACACGTTTCGCATTTACTCGGATCTGTTCGATCTCGAATCGAGCTCTCTCGAGTCGAGCTTCCTCGTCGCCGAGTACGAGAACTTCGTCGGGTCGGACCTCTGGGGTGAGCTGATCGTCATCAACCCCTCGGAGAGCGTGTCCATCGGCGAGGACGGGGAGCGGTTCGCGCTCTTCTGTGCGGTCTCCGAAGCGGGTTCATTGTTTGGGACGTTCTCGTTCGGGGCTGCGTACGTGCTCGACGCGCAGACGGGCGCTCTCCTGAACGAGAGCGCCGTGGACGCGTTCTTGCATTCGGCCAGATGCGACGAAGCGCTCGCTCGCGTCGGGGATCGTTACCTGGCGGTTTGCGCTGGGCCGGAATCGTCGGACGAGGAGACGAGCTCGGTGAAGGCGCTCCTTCTGGATCGCGAAACCGGCGCGCCGCTCTCTGCCGCGAGCACCGTCATGTCGGAGGGTGTCCTCGCCTCCGACGTCCCCAGGGCGCGGGCGAGCGGCGATCGGTTCTTCGTCGAGTGGCAGGGAGAAGGCGAGCCGTACTACTACGGCGGGGAGATCCGTGGCGCGTTCTTGGATCTCGACGGCGGGGTCGTGACACCGGACGGGATGGACGTCGCGGAGCGGAACAACAGCGAGCTTCGCCCGGCGCTGGCCAAGGGAGGAGAGCACGACCTGCTCGTGTGGATGGACGGCCGGAGCCCGGAGTCGGGCGACTTCGACATCTACGGCGCCCGGTTGGACACGGGAGGCGTCTCGCTGGATCCGTACGCGCTCCCCATCGGGACGGGCGCGGGCGATCAGAGGGATCCGGCGGTCGCCTCCAACGGCTTCAACTACCTGGTCGTCTGGGAAACGGAGCCGACCGAGGCCGCTTCCGTTCGCGGGATCTGGGGGGCCCTGGTGAACGGGGCGACCGGGCAGCTCGACCCCGGCGGCGCGTTCGAGATCCCGACCGTGTACGAGGGCCACAACCCGAAGGTCGCCGCGCGCCCGGGGGGCGATGAGTACCTCGTCACCGTTGACGACGTCCGCCACGAGGAGGACTACAGCTGGACAGAGGGCATTTTCGGGGTCCGGGTGGATGCCGCGAGCGGCGAGATCCTGTCCCCGGAGCCGTTCCTCGTCGGGAGGACCGACGGCTACACGTTGAACGGCGACCTCGCGTGGACTGGGAACGGGTTTCTCTCCGTGCTGCTGGACTGGGGCGGCGCCATGATGGAGGTAGTGGCGTTCCTCATGGATGCCGAATCGGAGACACCCGAAGAGGCGACTCCCATCCACCTGGGTTGGGGAGGCGACACGTATTCGACATCGGTTCCTCGGGCGACCGTCCTCGGAGACACCGCGTTCGTCGCTTGGCGCGACTCGACGGAGGTGATGCTCGCCGACATGGATCTGCTCACGCGCGAGGTTTCCTGCTGTCGGACGCTGGGAGCGTGCCCGGCCGGAGACGCGACCAGCCCTCCGGCCATCGCCACCGACGGCGAGGGGGTCCTGGTCGTCTGGGCGTGCCGCGGAGCCGACGGGACGAAACCCGATCTGGAAGCGGTCCGCGTGAACGGCGCTGGAGAGGTCGTCGACGGAGAGCCGATAGCGCTGGAGCCCTCGGGGGAAGGCTGGATGCCGGCGCTCGCCGGCGGCGCGGAGGGGCTCGTCCTTGCGCACGTGATGGAGCTCCCCCACGTCTGGAGGGTGGTGACGCGGCGAGTCACGGTGAGCGACTATCCTTTGACGGACGACGCCGGGACCGGTGACGCCGGGGTCGACAGCGGCGATGCGGACTCCGGTGAGACGGACGGCGGAGACGCTTCGACAAACGCGTCCTGTGCCTGTTCACCCGTTGCCCGGAGCGCTCGCGCGAGTCTGTTGTCCTTCCTCTTGTGATATGTTTTCCACGGCGCGTACTGTTCATCCGAAACTTTTTGCATACATTTTTTGTGGGGAAGGCGTTTCGAGAAACTTTTCAGGACCCTCAAACAGTTTGAGGAGGGTTCATCCGAAACTTTTTGCATACATTTTTTATGGGGAAGACGCATGCGTGATCAGTTAGCCTCATGATGTATTCTCCGCTCGATCCCGCGATTTCGATACGAGGCCGCCGAGGGGCGGCAGTCGCGGAGTTTCTTTCGTCGCGGTCGGCCGCGCGGTGCCGTCAATCCCAGCAGGTGGTCGAGCACGGACGGGCGGCGGCGCCAGTTCGGGTCGCGTGCGTCCTCGGCGAGATCGAGCGCGATGCGCTCCCACTCGCCGGGCGTCGCCGACGCGAGCAGCGCGGCGACCAGGGCCGCGTGACGCGTGCGGATCGCGTACGAAAGCGAAAGCTTGTGCAGCGGCGCGCGCCGCACTCGCCTCTCAAGGGCACGCTCGATGTTGTCGCGGTGCACGAGGACGTCGACGAGCAGCGTGTGCAGCAGCTTCGCAGAGAGCTGGATGCGCACCGAGCTCTCGGTCGTCGCGCGGATCTGGTCGAGCTGCGCGCCGGACTTGTCGATCTTATTGTCGCCCTCGATCTCCCAGCGCAGGCGGTACAGGTCGCCGACCTGCTTCGGGCCGTGCGAGTCGCGCGGCAGGTTGGTCAGGTAGATGAGGTAGCCCTCGGGGCCGGGGATCATCACGAGCCTCGCCGTGACCGCCTTCTCTCCCTTGCCGAGCACCACCGTCGCGTCGACGCACCTGCCGTCGAGCGCGATCCGCTCGTCGGCGAGGGTGAGGTCGAGGTCGGCCTCGGGGCAGATCTCGCATCGCACGTCGCCGCGGTGAATGGCCACGATGCGCGGCTTCCAATTCTCCTTGAGCCGCACGACGTAACGGACGCCGCTCTCGTCGCAATCGCGGATGCGCTTCAGGCTGACGTAGCCGAGGTCGACGAGCAGCCCCATGCCGCGGTAGCGGTCGTCGACGACGAGGTGCGGGCTGTCGTGCTCGCGCGCCGGGCTCAGGTGGTAATCGATCATGCAGCCGCGGCCGAGCGACAGCTCCTTGTGCACCTTGACTCCGGCCGGGCTGCCGCTGGCCGGGAAGACGTCGGCGAGCGCGGGGCGCAGCGTGACCGTCTCGGAGTCGAAGACGCGCCAGTCCGTGACACCAGCGCCGAGGATGCCGGGCAGGAGTGTCGGCAATGTCGCGACGGAGTCGAGCGCGCGCCGGAGCAGGCGCTCCATCAGCCGCGCCAGCTCGTCGTCGAGCCAGGAGTAGAACGCGCCGCGCACGACGCGGTCGTCCGAGCCGCTGTTGTAACGACGGTGCGCCTCGGCGAGCACGCCGATGTCGTCGCTGCCGTTGGACAGAACGAGCGACGCTACGAGCCGCGCGACGTCGAGCTTTCGCTCGCGCTGCACCACGCCCAGGTCGCTTGCCGCCGCCTCGATCACGTCGTCGGGAAGAAGATCTTGCAAGGTCTCGAGCAGAATCGTACCGTTCATGTGGGGCCTCCCTGGCGTGGGTGTAGCAACCGTTTTTCGCCAGTCAGAGGCCCTTTTATCAACAAACTTTCTCAAGCGATATCCGATGGTTGCGGCTTAACTGAGCACGCATGGGGGAAGACGTTTCGAGAAACTTTTTTGGAGCCTCCAACAGTTTTTATGTCCAGTGATCGTTCTTTGAAGGACGATCAAACAGTTTGATCAGCCCTCGATCGAAACTTTTTGCATACTTTTTTTGTCGGGGAGGTGTTTCGGGAAGATTTACAAGACCCTCAAACAGTTTGATCAGGGTTCATTCGAAACTTTTTGCACATGTTTTGTCGGGGGGAGTCGTCTCGAGAAGACATGCAGAAGCCTCCAGCGGGTTTCATGCTCTTCAATCGCACGGCCCTGGCCGGCGCACTGGAAAGAGTACGCGATCCAGAATTGGGGCAGGGGGCCACCAAGGAGCTCAAGATCCTGTGGATCCCCTTCGACGTGAGCAAGTACGAGGAAGAGCCGTAGCACTCCCGATCTCGGGTTCGTTCCGCAATTACAGGACGGGACGATGTGGCCCGCATTGGTGCGGTGGTCGGACTGGTTGCTCCGATCAGGCGCAGGTGTCGGTGCAGATGTCCGCCTGATTGCCATAGCAAAGGAAGAACCCCGAGAACCCGATGAGCTGGTCGAGCAGGTCGCACGCCTCGCACTGGGGCAGCACGATATTGTCGTAGATCTGGATCAGGCTCGTGCTCCCGCCCACCGAGGTCAGGGAGCCCAGACCGTCCAAGCTCGTCAGGGCAGCGTTGGAATGGATTTTAACGCCCCCACCTATCGATGACAGTGCGCCCAGCCCGCCCAGGTTCGTCAGCGCTGCGTTGGAGTAGATGTACAGATATCCAACCATCGAGCTGAGCGCACCTAACCCGTCCAAGTTTGTC is a window from the Pseudomonadota bacterium genome containing:
- a CDS encoding IS4 family transposase, which produces MNGTILLETLQDLLPDDVIEAAASDLGVVQRERKLDVARLVASLVLSNGSDDIGVLAEAHRRYNSGSDDRVVRGAFYSWLDDELARLMERLLRRALDSVATLPTLLPGILGAGVTDWRVFDSETVTLRPALADVFPASGSPAGVKVHKELSLGRGCMIDYHLSPAREHDSPHLVVDDRYRGMGLLVDLGYVSLKRIRDCDESGVRYVVRLKENWKPRIVAIHRGDVRCEICPEADLDLTLADERIALDGRCVDATVVLGKGEKAVTARLVMIPGPEGYLIYLTNLPRDSHGPKQVGDLYRLRWEIEGDNKIDKSGAQLDQIRATTESSVRIQLSAKLLHTLLVDVLVHRDNIERALERRVRRAPLHKLSLSYAIRTRHAALVAALLASATPGEWERIALDLAEDARDPNWRRRPSVLDHLLGLTAPRGRPRRKKLRDCRPSAASYRNRGIERRIHHEAN
- a CDS encoding DUF488 domain-containing protein codes for the protein MLSRQRVLLYLLETAGGRVDHLHATKLAFSLKHDTASRGGDAFYDFLPYKFGPFSFALYQEAGKLGQAGLLTDEGKRWKISDEGKKQIGDLPSDVKRDADEVVTKLGRLSSDALLRTVYARHPWFTILSEVTRKERRPVAEPAVYTAGYEGLSVDAFLDRLLRRGIERVIDVRNNPVARRYGFHRRTLQSLCDKLGVEYRHFPELGIRSEDRQTLETSEDYDVLFKAYEHRIARYDSASVREVALLMREKPSVLLCMEADPARCHRTRLARAVESLISLPVSDLGVQ